In Sorghum bicolor cultivar BTx623 chromosome 8, Sorghum_bicolor_NCBIv3, whole genome shotgun sequence, one genomic interval encodes:
- the LOC8070128 gene encoding thiosulfate/3-mercaptopyruvate sulfurtransferase 2 isoform X2, translated as MAASLLSRAAAGALRGAARPNHLLTRASLLPKGRVGWAVRAAEGAGGSRCGPSPLAGAVGIAARCNATSSSSSSSAVSEAAGVHTLPRTEPVVSAEWLHANLKDPDVKVLDASWYMPAEQRNPLQEYQVAHIPGALFFDVDGISDRTSSLPHMLPSEKAFSAAVSALGIYNNDGIVVYDGKGLFSAARVWWMFRVFGHDKIWVLDGGLPQWRASGYDVESSASSDAILKASAAGEAIEKVYLGQSVGRTTFEAKLQPHLLWSLDQVKENIKTQTHQLIDARSKPRFDGAVPEPRKGIRSGHVPGSKCVPFPQVLDSSQKLLPPDELRKRFEQEGISLDQPLVTSCGTGVTACVLALGLHRLGKTEVAIYDGSWTEWGAHPDTPVATAV; from the exons CGGCACGGCCGAACCACCTCCTCACTCGGGCCTCTCTCCTCCCCAAG GGTCGGGTCGGGTGGGCGGTCCGCGCGGCGGAGGGCGCCGGTGGGTCCCGGTGCGGGCCGTCGCCGCTGGCGGGAGCGGTCGGGATCGCGGCGCGGTGCAACgccacgtcgtcgtcgtcgtcgtcgtccgcggTGTCCGAGGCCGCCGGCGTCCACACGCTGCCCCGGACGGAGCCCGTGGTGTCGGCCGAGTGGCTGCACGCCAACCTCAAGGACCCCGACGTCAAG GTACTTGATGCCTCTTGGTACATGCCTGCAGAACAAAGGAATCCATTACAGGAGTACCAG GTGGCCCATATTCCTGGTGCTTTGTTCTTTGATGTTGATGGAATATCTGACAGAACATCTAGT TTACCACACATGCTGCCATCTGAAAAGGCATTTTCAGCTGCTGTATCTGCTCTTGGAATCTACAACAATGATGGGATAGTAGTTTATGATGGAAAGGGGCTGTTCAGTGCTGCTCGTGTTTGGTG GATGTTCCGTGTATTTGGACATGATAAAATTTGGGTGTTAGATGGAGGTTTGCCACAATGGCGTGCTTCTGGATACGATGTTGAATCAAGTGCCTCCAGTGATGCCATCCTAAAGGCTAGTGCGGCTGGTGAAGCAATTGAGAAAGTGTACCTGGGTCAATCG GTTGGTCGAACCACATTTGAAGCAAAGCTGCAGCCTCATCTTCTTTGGAGTCTTGATCAG GTGAAAGAGAACATCAAGACCCAGACACATCAACTTATAGATGCTCGATCAAAACCTAG ATTTGATGGCGCAGTTCCCGAGCCACGAAAGGGCATTAGAAGTGGGCATGTGCCTGGGAGCAAATGTGTTCCGTTTCCTCAG GTTCTTGACAGCTCACAAAAGCTATTGCCTCCAGATGAGCTCCGTAAACGGTTTGAGCAAGAAG GAATATCACTTGATCAACCTCTTGTGACCTCTTGCGGCACTGGTGTGACAGCATGTGTGTTAGCCTTG GGCCTTCATCGTCTTGGCAAAACCGAGGTCGCAATTTATGACGGATCATGGACTGAATGGGGCGCCCATCCTGACACTCCAGTTGCAACTGCTGTTTAG
- the LOC8070128 gene encoding thiosulfate/3-mercaptopyruvate sulfurtransferase 2 isoform X1 yields MAASLLSRAAAGALRGAARPNHLLTRASLLPKETLLPPLLLLLLLFATATPLAGRVGWAVRAAEGAGGSRCGPSPLAGAVGIAARCNATSSSSSSSAVSEAAGVHTLPRTEPVVSAEWLHANLKDPDVKVLDASWYMPAEQRNPLQEYQVAHIPGALFFDVDGISDRTSSLPHMLPSEKAFSAAVSALGIYNNDGIVVYDGKGLFSAARVWWMFRVFGHDKIWVLDGGLPQWRASGYDVESSASSDAILKASAAGEAIEKVYLGQSVGRTTFEAKLQPHLLWSLDQVKENIKTQTHQLIDARSKPRFDGAVPEPRKGIRSGHVPGSKCVPFPQVLDSSQKLLPPDELRKRFEQEGISLDQPLVTSCGTGVTACVLALGLHRLGKTEVAIYDGSWTEWGAHPDTPVATAV; encoded by the exons CGGCACGGCCGAACCACCTCCTCACTCGGGCCTCTCTCCTCCCCAAGGAAACCCTCCTTCCtcccctactactactactactcctcTTCGCCACCGCCACGCCCCTCGCG GGTCGGGTCGGGTGGGCGGTCCGCGCGGCGGAGGGCGCCGGTGGGTCCCGGTGCGGGCCGTCGCCGCTGGCGGGAGCGGTCGGGATCGCGGCGCGGTGCAACgccacgtcgtcgtcgtcgtcgtcgtccgcggTGTCCGAGGCCGCCGGCGTCCACACGCTGCCCCGGACGGAGCCCGTGGTGTCGGCCGAGTGGCTGCACGCCAACCTCAAGGACCCCGACGTCAAG GTACTTGATGCCTCTTGGTACATGCCTGCAGAACAAAGGAATCCATTACAGGAGTACCAG GTGGCCCATATTCCTGGTGCTTTGTTCTTTGATGTTGATGGAATATCTGACAGAACATCTAGT TTACCACACATGCTGCCATCTGAAAAGGCATTTTCAGCTGCTGTATCTGCTCTTGGAATCTACAACAATGATGGGATAGTAGTTTATGATGGAAAGGGGCTGTTCAGTGCTGCTCGTGTTTGGTG GATGTTCCGTGTATTTGGACATGATAAAATTTGGGTGTTAGATGGAGGTTTGCCACAATGGCGTGCTTCTGGATACGATGTTGAATCAAGTGCCTCCAGTGATGCCATCCTAAAGGCTAGTGCGGCTGGTGAAGCAATTGAGAAAGTGTACCTGGGTCAATCG GTTGGTCGAACCACATTTGAAGCAAAGCTGCAGCCTCATCTTCTTTGGAGTCTTGATCAG GTGAAAGAGAACATCAAGACCCAGACACATCAACTTATAGATGCTCGATCAAAACCTAG ATTTGATGGCGCAGTTCCCGAGCCACGAAAGGGCATTAGAAGTGGGCATGTGCCTGGGAGCAAATGTGTTCCGTTTCCTCAG GTTCTTGACAGCTCACAAAAGCTATTGCCTCCAGATGAGCTCCGTAAACGGTTTGAGCAAGAAG GAATATCACTTGATCAACCTCTTGTGACCTCTTGCGGCACTGGTGTGACAGCATGTGTGTTAGCCTTG GGCCTTCATCGTCTTGGCAAAACCGAGGTCGCAATTTATGACGGATCATGGACTGAATGGGGCGCCCATCCTGACACTCCAGTTGCAACTGCTGTTTAG